One segment of Ficedula albicollis isolate OC2 chromosome 2, FicAlb1.5, whole genome shotgun sequence DNA contains the following:
- the ZBTB47 gene encoding zinc finger and BTB domain-containing protein 47 — MLIVEKTTDYPSAEYSLVEDVALHFTCLMDRLNEQRLFQPDLCDVDIVLVQHKSIFPAHKGVLAAYSQFFHSLFTQNKQLQRVELSLEALTSQGLQQILNFIYTSKLLVNSCNVQDVLNAAAVLQMNNIASSCQDLLDTRSLSLATDMALPAEGCAGPPPYYCEIKQEVDAPHPKIYAREGNDPFSVRVEDGTGSGTLPAGPAKQYYKEEKDGGAGAVCKMEGEESEEDLDSQGSYNREQIIVEVNLNNQTLNVSKGTEGKAAASEAAVMGRADGDGRDTEEDGEEENEEGEEEEEEEEDAEVGEEEEEERSEEEELEETTEEEDDDDEDASEMKREKSGQPRRGSRASKATKPAMATRSQEMTKGEEEEEEEEEGQRGRKRKKEQDGLGQKVKLEEKQHYPCKKCPRIFNNRWYLEKHMNVTHSRMQICDKCGKRFLLESELLLHHQTDCEKNIQCVTCGKGFKKLWSLHEHNKIVHGYAEKKFSCEICEKKFYTMAHVRKHMVAHTKDMPFTCETCGKSFKRSMSLKVHSLQHSGEKPFKCENCNERFQYKYQLRSHMSIHIGHKQFMCQWCGKDFNMKQYFDEHMKTHTGEKPYICEICGKSFTSRPNMKRHRRTHTGEKPYPCDVCGQRFRFSNMLKAHKEKCFRVSNPLASDTAAPQPASSPAPLPPGPGVSPLPLPLLHPLPQTLPPPPHLPPPPPLFPAGRINSNNN, encoded by the exons ATG CTGATAGTCGAAAAAACGACTGACTACCCTTCGGCTGAGTACTCCCTGGTGGAGGATGTAGCCCTCCACTTCACGTGTTTGATGGACAGACTGAACGAGCAGCGCCTCTTTCAGCCGGACCTGTGCGACGTGGACATCGTGCTGGTGCAGCACAAGAGCATCTTCCCGGCGCACAAGGGGGTCCTGGCAGCCTACAGCCAGTTCTTCCACTCCCTCTTCACCCAGAACAAGCAGCTGCAGCGCGTGGAGCTCTCTCTGGAGGCCCTCACCTCGCAGGGCCTGCAGCAGATCCTCAACTTCATCTACACCTCCAAGCTGCTCGTCAACTCCTGCAATGTGCAGGACGTGCTGAACGCGGCCGCCGTGCTGCAGATGAACAACATCGCGtcctcctgccaggacctgctggaCACGCGCTCGCTCAGCCTGGCCACCGACATGGCCCTGCCCGCCGAGGGCTGCGCAGGACCCCCGCCCTACTACTGCGAGATCAAGCAGGAGGTGGATgctccccaccccaaaatctACGCCCGGGAGGGCAACGACCCGTTCTCGGTGCGGGTGGAGGACGGCACGGGCAGCGGGACGCTCCCCGCCGGCCCGGCCAAGCAGTACTacaaggaggagaaggatggaggagctggtgctgtgtgtAAGATGGAGGGTGAGGAGTCCGAGGAGGATCTGGACAGCCAGGGCTCCTACAACCGCGAGCAGATCATCGTGGAGGTGAACCTCAACAACCAGACCCTCAACGTCTCCAAGGGCACCGAGGGGAAGGCGGCCGCCAGCGAGGCGGCGGTGATGGGGCGGGCGGACGGGGATGGGCGCGACAcggaggaggatggggaggaggagaatgaggagggggaggaggaggaggaagaggaggaggatgcggaggtgggggaggaagaggaggaggagcgcagcgaggaggaagagctggaggagacGACGGAGGAAGAGgacgatgatgatgaagatgcCTCAGAgatgaagagggaaaagagtGGGCAGCCCCGCAGGGGCAGCCGGGCATCCAAAGCCACCAAACCTGCCATGGCAACCAGGTCCCAGGAGATGACCAagggggaagaagaggaggaggaggaagaagaaggccagaggggaaggaagagaaagaaggagcAAGATGGCTTGGGCCAGAAGGTGaagctggaggagaagcagcattACCCGTGCAAGAAGTGTCCCCGGATCTTCAACAACCGCTGGTACCTGGAGAAGCACATGAACGTGACGCACAGCCGGATGCAGATCTGCGACAAGTGCGGGAAGCGCTTCCTGCTGGAGAGcgagctcctgctgcaccacCAGACTGACTGTGAGAAGAACATCCAG TGCGTGACGTGTGGGAAGGGGTTCAAGAAGCTCTGGTCTCTCCACGAGCACAACAAGATCGTCCATGGCTATGCAGAGAAGAAGTTCTCCTGCGAGATCTGCGAGAAGAAGTTCTACACCATGGCCCACGTGCGCAAACACATGGTTG cacacaccaagGACATGCCCTTCACCTGTGAGACCTGCGGGAAGTCCTTCAAGCGCAGCATGTCCCTCAAGGTCCACTCGCTCCAGCACTCCGGGGAAAAGCCCTTCAAATGCGAG AACTGCAACGAGCGCTTCCAGTACAAGTACCAGCTGCGCTCCCACATGAGCATCCACATCGGCCACAAGCAGTTCATGTGCCAGTGGTGTGGCAAGGACTTCAACATGAAGCAGTACTTTGATGAGCACATGAAGACGCACACGG ggGAGAAGCCCTACATCTGTGAGATCTGTGGCAAGAGCTTCACCAGCCGCCCCAACATGAAGCGGCACCGCCGGACCCACACCGGAGAGAAGCCGTACCCCTGCGACGTCTGCGGCCAGCGCTTCCGCTTCTCCAACATGCTCAAAGCCCACAAGGAGAAATGTTTCCGCGTCAGCAACCCCTTGGCTTCGGACACGGCCGCCCCCCAACCcgcctccagccctgctccgcTGCCCCCCGGCCCTGGCGTGTCGCCCCTGCCCCTGCCgctgctccatcctctcccacagaccctccctcctcctcctcacctaCCGCCACCCCCTCCCCTGTTTCCCGCAGGGAGGATAAATTCAAACAATAATTAG